Proteins from a single region of Fusobacterium gonidiaformans ATCC 25563:
- a CDS encoding MarR family winged helix-turn-helix transcriptional regulator: MTVNFIKVNDLLEEFYKLFYKTEDMALKRGIKCLTHTELHIIESVGHESLTMNELAERLGITMGTATVAASKLSEKGFLNRERSQNDRRKVFVSLTDKGIKALAYHNSYHKMIMSSITENIKGKDLDHFITVFEDILEALRNKTDYFKPLPICDFEHGTKVSVVEIKGTPIVQNYFASEGIENFTVVITKKSSDKGTIILKKQDGTELKLDILDAKNLIGIKAD; encoded by the coding sequence ATGACCGTAAATTTTATTAAAGTAAATGATCTATTGGAAGAATTTTATAAATTATTCTATAAAACAGAGGATATGGCATTAAAAAGAGGAATCAAATGCCTAACTCACACAGAACTTCATATTATTGAATCTGTAGGGCATGAATCTTTAACAATGAATGAATTAGCAGAACGTTTAGGAATTACAATGGGAACTGCAACAGTAGCGGCTTCTAAATTATCAGAAAAAGGATTCTTAAATCGAGAAAGATCTCAAAATGATAGAAGAAAAGTATTCGTATCTTTAACAGATAAAGGAATCAAAGCTCTAGCATACCACAACAGTTATCATAAAATGATTATGTCTTCTATTACAGAAAATATCAAAGGAAAAGACTTAGATCACTTTATTACTGTTTTTGAAGATATCCTAGAAGCATTGAGAAACAAAACAGACTACTTCAAGCCATTACCAATTTGTGATTTTGAACATGGTACCAAAGTTTCTGTTGTAGAAATTAAAGGAACTCCTATTGTACAAAACTACTTCGCTTCTGAAGGAATCGAAAATTTTACAGTAGTCATTACAAAAAAAAGTTCTGATAAGGGAACAATTATTTTGAAAAAACAAGATGGTACAGAATTAAAATTAGATATTCTAGATGCAAAAAATTTAATCGGAATCAAAGCTGACTAA
- the rpe gene encoding ribulose-phosphate 3-epimerase gives MEIKIAPSILSSDFSRLGEEIVAIDQAKADYIHIDVMDGIFVPNLTFGPPIIKSIRKYTNLIFDVHLMIDKPERYIEDYVKAGADIITVHAESTIHLHRVIQQIKAFGVKAAVSLNPSTSEEVLKYVIQDLDMVLVMSVNPGFGGQKFIPAVVDKIKAIRAMREDIEIEVDGGITDATIQSCIEAGATTFVAGSYVFSGNYAERIANLKNKK, from the coding sequence ATGGAAATTAAAATTGCTCCCTCAATTCTATCTAGTGATTTTAGCCGACTAGGAGAAGAAATCGTAGCAATTGACCAGGCAAAGGCAGATTATATTCATATTGACGTAATGGACGGTATTTTTGTACCAAATTTAACATTTGGTCCACCTATTATTAAATCAATTCGTAAATATACGAATCTCATCTTTGATGTTCATTTGATGATAGACAAACCGGAACGTTATATTGAAGATTATGTGAAAGCAGGGGCTGATATTATTACAGTACATGCAGAATCTACAATCCATTTACATCGAGTCATTCAACAAATCAAAGCCTTTGGAGTAAAAGCAGCCGTATCTTTAAATCCTTCTACTTCAGAAGAAGTGTTAAAATATGTCATTCAAGATCTGGATATGGTTTTAGTCATGAGCGTTAACCCCGGTTTTGGAGGACAAAAATTTATTCCGGCCGTGGTAGATAAAATCAAAGCCATTCGTGCTATGAGAGAAGATATTGAAATTGAAGTCGATGGTGGAATTACAGATGCCACCATTCAATCGTGTATCGAAGCAGGAGCTACTACGTTTGTAGCTGGTTCTTATGTATTTTCAGGAAACTATGCAGAAAGAATTGCAAATCTAAAAAATAAAAAGTAA
- the rsgA gene encoding ribosome small subunit-dependent GTPase A, giving the protein MQGFYYVETEKSIIECKLRGILKKKENKHNCVVGDYVEISEENSIIEIYPRKNQLTRPVVANIDYLAIQFAAKNPILDFFRLHMLLLHSMYEKVCPCIIINKIDLLTEIELQDLQQQFHFLKDLSIPIFFISQKEQIGIEVLKEFFQNKITAIGGPSGVGKSSLINLLQEAKELETGEISKKLQRGKHTTRDTRLLALPQGGYIIDTPGFSSLELPLIENFEQLMKLFPEFEVGKPCKFGDCHHIHEPSCAVRKAVEDGKISQERYQFFTNIYHKLKTERWNYGN; this is encoded by the coding sequence ATTCAAGGATTCTATTATGTCGAAACCGAAAAGAGCATAATAGAATGTAAATTGCGTGGTATTTTAAAGAAAAAAGAAAATAAGCACAACTGTGTGGTCGGAGACTATGTAGAAATTTCAGAAGAGAATTCTATTATAGAAATTTATCCAAGAAAAAATCAATTGACTCGACCTGTCGTAGCAAACATTGATTATCTAGCCATTCAATTTGCCGCGAAAAATCCTATTCTTGATTTTTTTCGTTTACATATGCTACTTTTACATAGTATGTATGAAAAAGTTTGCCCTTGTATTATCATCAATAAAATTGACTTATTGACAGAAATAGAACTTCAAGACTTACAACAACAATTTCATTTTTTAAAAGATCTTTCCATTCCTATTTTCTTTATTTCTCAAAAAGAACAAATAGGAATTGAAGTTTTAAAAGAATTTTTTCAAAATAAAATTACTGCCATTGGAGGCCCTAGCGGAGTTGGAAAATCTAGCTTAATCAATCTTTTACAAGAAGCAAAAGAGTTAGAAACAGGAGAAATTAGTAAAAAATTACAGCGAGGAAAACATACCACACGAGATACTCGTTTACTTGCTCTTCCTCAAGGAGGATATATTATTGATACTCCTGGATTTTCTTCCTTAGAACTTCCTTTGATTGAAAATTTTGAGCAACTTATGAAACTATTTCCAGAATTTGAAGTCGGAAAGCCTTGCAAGTTTGGAGACTGTCATCATATTCATGAGCCGTCCTGTGCTGTCCGAAAGGCAGTCGAAGATGGTAAAATTTCTCAAGAACGTTATCAATTTTTTACAAACATATATCATAAATTAAAAACAGAGAGGTGGAACTATGGAAATTAA
- a CDS encoding PASTA domain-containing protein, with protein sequence MKFKKNIFLYLGLLVLLFFSYKVFTRYYFHDFLHEVPNVVGLSERQAKKILSKNDLEIKVMGDQYSELPEGQIMLQNPKEHSVVKSGRRIQVWISRGQNLLQIPSLVGTNLLTAQSLVQQQGLIVDKITYIPKDLPYNEILATDPDLSQAIAKGSKISFLVSGSASSSDLNLKVPDIIGYPLEDAKFILESEQLLLGKIIRKASENTEPGFVIGTSIPAGRSVDLSTKIDLIVSE encoded by the coding sequence ATGAAATTTAAAAAAAATATTTTTTTATATTTGGGACTTCTAGTCCTTCTTTTCTTTTCTTATAAAGTCTTTACCAGATATTATTTTCATGACTTTTTACATGAAGTTCCCAACGTTGTTGGACTTTCTGAAAGACAAGCAAAAAAAATACTTTCTAAAAATGATTTAGAAATAAAAGTAATGGGAGATCAATATTCTGAATTACCGGAAGGTCAAATTATGCTACAAAATCCAAAAGAACACTCTGTTGTAAAATCCGGAAGAAGAATTCAAGTATGGATTAGCCGTGGACAAAATTTATTGCAAATTCCTTCTCTGGTTGGAACAAATCTATTAACCGCTCAATCCTTAGTGCAACAACAAGGACTTATTGTGGATAAGATTACATACATTCCAAAGGATTTGCCTTACAATGAAATTTTAGCAACAGATCCTGATTTATCACAAGCGATAGCAAAAGGAAGCAAAATTTCTTTCTTGGTAAGCGGCTCTGCAAGTTCGAGTGACTTAAACTTGAAAGTTCCTGATATCATTGGATACCCGCTAGAAGATGCAAAATTTATCTTAGAATCCGAACAGCTACTTCTAGGAAAAATAATCCGAAAAGCGAGTGAAAATACGGAGCCTGGATTTGTGATTGGAACAAGTATTCCGGCAGGAAGAAGTGTAGACTTATCTACAAAAATTGATTTGATTGTAAGTGAATAG
- the hpt gene encoding hypoxanthine phosphoribosyltransferase, with protein MNYRIETMINRERVEERIRELAKEIERDYKDRKEEVIFLGLLKGSVMFLSDLIKETNLDLKIDFMSVSSYGSGTTTSGVVKILKDTDFDMKGKNLLIVEDIIDTGLTLKYVKEFLYAKGAAEIKICTLLDKPERRKVELKGDYVGFTIPDAFVVGYGLDYDQKYRNLPYVGIVVFEEN; from the coding sequence GTGAATTATAGGATTGAAACTATGATAAATCGAGAAAGAGTAGAAGAAAGAATACGAGAACTCGCAAAGGAAATTGAAAGAGATTATAAAGATAGAAAAGAAGAAGTCATTTTTTTAGGGCTATTAAAAGGTTCTGTCATGTTTTTAAGTGATTTGATCAAAGAAACAAATTTGGATTTAAAAATTGATTTCATGAGTGTTTCCAGTTATGGAAGTGGAACAACTACGTCAGGAGTCGTTAAAATTTTAAAAGACACTGATTTTGATATGAAAGGGAAAAATCTTTTGATTGTAGAAGACATTATTGATACAGGATTGACTTTAAAATATGTGAAAGAATTTTTGTATGCAAAGGGAGCAGCAGAAATAAAAATTTGTACTTTATTGGATAAACCGGAAAGAAGAAAAGTCGAATTAAAGGGAGACTATGTTGGTTTTACAATTCCCGATGCCTTTGTTGTGGGATATGGACTGGATTATGATCAAAAGTATCGTAATTTACCATACGTTGGAATTGTTGTATTTGAAGAAAACTAG
- the rsmA gene encoding 16S rRNA (adenine(1518)-N(6)/adenine(1519)-N(6))-dimethyltransferase RsmA, producing the protein MAFQHKKKYGQNFLTRQTEILAKIMEVSEVNSEDCILEIGPGEGALTELLLQEAKSVLNIEIDEDLKPILQKKFGNIEKYRLVMGDVLEVNFAEYMQERTKVVANIPYYITSPIIQKIIENRSLIQAAFLMVQKEVGERICAKKGKERSALTLSVEYFAKPEYLFTIPKEYFTPIPKVDSAFIGIRMKKEEEIAKQVPETLFFKYVKAGFFNKRKNLANNFLALGFTKAEIKEKLATLGISETERAENLSLEDWFSVIKALEGSSVGKEKL; encoded by the coding sequence ATGGCATTTCAACATAAGAAGAAATATGGACAAAATTTTTTAACAAGGCAGACGGAGATCTTGGCGAAAATTATGGAGGTTTCCGAAGTCAACTCTGAAGATTGTATTTTAGAGATAGGTCCTGGAGAAGGAGCGTTAACAGAGTTATTATTACAGGAAGCAAAATCTGTTCTCAATATTGAGATTGATGAAGATTTAAAGCCTATTTTACAGAAAAAATTCGGAAACATAGAAAAGTATCGTTTGGTTATGGGAGATGTTTTAGAGGTCAATTTTGCAGAGTATATGCAAGAACGAACAAAGGTAGTTGCAAATATCCCTTATTATATTACCTCTCCGATTATTCAAAAAATTATTGAAAATCGTTCTTTGATTCAAGCAGCTTTTTTGATGGTGCAAAAAGAGGTAGGAGAAAGAATTTGTGCTAAAAAAGGAAAAGAAAGAAGTGCTTTGACTCTTTCCGTAGAATATTTTGCGAAGCCGGAGTATTTATTCACGATTCCGAAAGAATACTTTACCCCAATTCCTAAGGTAGATTCCGCTTTTATCGGGATTCGAATGAAAAAGGAAGAGGAAATTGCGAAACAAGTTCCGGAAACGTTATTTTTTAAATATGTGAAAGCAGGATTTTTTAACAAAAGAAAGAATTTGGCAAATAATTTCTTGGCTTTAGGCTTTACAAAAGCAGAAATAAAAGAAAAATTAGCAACTCTTGGAATCTCAGAAACAGAAAGAGCTGAAAATTTATCTTTAGAGGATTGGTTTTCTGTGATAAAGGCTTTGGAAGGGAGTTCAGTTGGAAAAGAAAAGTTATGA
- a CDS encoding DUF4911 domain-containing protein, producing the protein MEKKSYEFLLRSKVEDIDFINKIMEAYEGAGVVRTLDAKTGLVSIVLTEEFKDFVREILEDLRNRWVSFELLSEGPWSGRL; encoded by the coding sequence TTGGAAAAGAAAAGTTATGAATTTTTACTGAGAAGTAAAGTTGAGGATATTGATTTTATCAATAAAATTATGGAGGCTTATGAAGGAGCAGGAGTCGTTCGGACTTTAGATGCCAAAACAGGTCTAGTGAGTATTGTATTGACAGAAGAGTTTAAGGATTTTGTAAGAGAAATTCTAGAGGATTTGAGAAATAGATGGGTGTCTTTTGAACTACTTTCAGAAGGACCTTGGAGTGGGAGATTATAG
- a CDS encoding KH domain-containing protein — MERLEYLMNYIIKELVQEKEEVRVSYEVIDSTVTFQIRVAKGEMGKIIGKNGLTANAIRGVMQAAGVKDKLNVNVEFLD; from the coding sequence ATGGAACGATTAGAATATTTGATGAATTATATTATAAAAGAATTGGTGCAAGAGAAGGAAGAAGTAAGAGTGAGTTATGAGGTCATTGATTCTACGGTTACTTTCCAAATTCGAGTTGCAAAGGGAGAAATGGGGAAAATTATTGGAAAAAACGGCTTGACAGCGAATGCAATTCGAGGGGTTATGCAAGCGGCAGGAGTAAAAGATAAATTAAATGTCAATGTAGAATTTTTGGACTAA
- the rimM gene encoding ribosome maturation factor RimM (Essential for efficient processing of 16S rRNA), with translation MKLLTAGRILGTHHLLGAVKVVSSLEELPKLLGSKCMTKLETGENILLTPTKIEHLVGDSWVFQFEEIKNKAEALKLRNALIEVRRDLLGYTEEDIFLSDYIGLLAKEVETKEEIGRVEEIFETAAHPILVIQSEHYETMVPDTPTFVKEVNFETGEIYIELLEGMKEEKRK, from the coding sequence ATGAAACTCTTAACAGCAGGTAGAATTTTAGGAACACATCATCTTTTAGGAGCTGTCAAAGTAGTTTCCAGTTTGGAAGAACTTCCAAAATTATTGGGAAGTAAGTGTATGACTAAACTGGAAACAGGAGAAAATATCTTGTTAACTCCAACAAAAATTGAACATTTGGTAGGGGATAGCTGGGTGTTTCAATTTGAGGAAATTAAAAATAAGGCAGAAGCTTTGAAACTTCGGAATGCTCTCATAGAAGTTCGAAGAGATTTATTGGGCTATACGGAAGAAGATATTTTTCTAAGTGATTATATCGGGCTTCTTGCAAAAGAGGTAGAAACCAAAGAAGAAATAGGGAGAGTGGAAGAAATTTTTGAAACAGCAGCTCATCCTATTTTAGTGATTCAGTCAGAACATTATGAAACGATGGTTCCGGACACTCCTACTTTTGTAAAAGAAGTAAACTTTGAAACAGGAGAGATTTATATTGAATTGTTAGAAGGAATGAAAGAAGAGAAGAGGAAGTAG